Proteins encoded in a region of the Limanda limanda chromosome 17, fLimLim1.1, whole genome shotgun sequence genome:
- the gcgra gene encoding glucagon receptor produces MSRLFLLLATLVVSCSVQVSPAATLDKLKESLKLYMDECDRNNSRDPPSTGLLCNRTFDNYACWPDGVPNTTVSVACPWYLPWYHEVQHGMVYQECDANGQWVATKNTSECDSNNPRKQYYGHIRIMYTVGYSLSLVALVLALGILIFFRKLHCMRNNIHMNLFASFILRALSILIKDALLVANITSQDLSRDQEQEFPRASMPPVELLVNNEITVSCRIAVVMMQYSIMANTYWLLVEGIYLHNLLVITVFTERNYFKIYLCIGWGTPLIFLVPWVIVKYLYENQECWGQNIDMNYWWIIRSPILLAVVINFLIFIHIIKILVSKLRAHQMRYTDYKIRLAKSTLTLIPLLGIHQVVFIFVTDESTKTTISLRLTKLFIDLFLSSFQGLLVAILYCFVNKEVQSEILKKWKRWKLGRNIEEEYRHTYSNTPNTKSGSLLNHVTRLPRLPDIAKASAPPGSPEERHMLVARCHNGAVHGTGDGPGSSPLHRGTVSSCTLTEDISLTDKVESYKAQRGNAESHL; encoded by the exons ATGTCACGACTGTTCCTCCTTTTGGCAACGCTCGTCGTCTCCTGCAGCGTCCAG gtgtCTCCCGCTGCCACCCTGGATAAGCTGAAGGAGAGTTTGAAGTTGTACATGGACGAGTGTGATCGCAACAACAGTCGAGACCCGCCGAGCACCG GCCTCTTGTGCAACAGGACGTTTGACAATTACGCCTGTTGGCCCGATGGAGTCCCCAACACCACCGTGAGCGTGGCGTGTCCCTGGTATCTGCCATGGTACCATGAAG ttcAGCACGGTATGGTGTATCAGGAATGTGACGCAAACGGCCAGTGGGTGGCTACGAAGAATACCAGCGAGTGTGACTCCAATAATCCAAGGAAG CAGTACTACGGCCACATCCGGATCATGTACACAGTGGGATACTCCTTATCTCTGGTGGCTTTGGTGCTGGCGCTCGGGATCCTCATATTCTTCAG GAAGCTGCACTGCATGAGGAACAACATCCACATGAACCTGTTTGCCTCCTTCATCCTGCGAGCGCTGTCGATCCTCATCAAGGACGCTCTGCTGGTGGCCAACATCACATCGCAGGACCTCAGCAGGGACCAGGAGCAGGAGTTCCCTCGGGCGTCCATGcctccagtggagctgctggtcaACAATGAG ATCACAGTCAGCTGTCGCATCGCCGTGGTGATGATGCAATACAGCATCATGGCCAACACCTACTGGCTGCTGGTGGAGGGCATCTACCTCCACAACCTGCTGGTGATCACCGTGTTCACCGAGAGGAACTACTTCAAGATCTACCTGTGCATCGGCTGGG GAACTCCGTTGATCTTCCTCGTGCCCTGGGTGATAGTTAAATATCTGTATGAAAACCAAGA GTGCTGGGGGCAAAACATAGACATGAATTACTGGTGGATCATACGTTCCCCAATTCTACTGGCAGTTGTG ATCAacttcctcatcttcatccatATCATTAAAATTCTCGTGTCAAAACTTCGAGCTCACCAGATGAGATACACCGACTACAAGATCCG gtTGGCCAAGTCGACTCTGACCCTGATCCCTCTGCTGGGAATCCATCAGGTGGTCTTCATCTTTGTGACGGACGAATCTACCAAGACCACCATCAGTTTGCGTCTCACCAAGCTCTTCATCgacctcttcctctcgtccttCCAG GGTCTGTTGGTGGCCATCTTGTATTGCTTCGTGAACAAAGAA GTGCAGTCCGAGATCCTGAAGAAGTGGAAGCGCTGGAAGCTGGGGCGGAACATCGAGGAGGAGTACCGCCACACGTACAGCAACACGCCCAACACCAAGAGCGGCAGCCTGCTGAACCACGTGACCCGGCTGCCCCGCCTCCCGGACATCGCCAAGGCCTCGGCTCCGCCCGGCAGCCCCGAGGAGCGGCACATGCTGGTGGCTCGCTGCCACAACGGCGCCGTGCACGGCACCGGGGACGGGCCGGGCTCCTCTCCACTGCACCGGGGCACGGTCAGCAGCTGCACCCTGACGGAGGACATCAGCCTCACGGACAAGGTGGAGAGCTACAAGGCCCAGAGAGGGAACGCAGAGAGCCACCTGTGA